Genomic DNA from Thiosocius teredinicola:
ATGGTAGACGCCCCGGAATGTGGCTCCGGATGCTGTGGGTTCGAGTCCCACCGGTCACCCCTACCGGTACTTGCAAACAATCAATGGATGGGTAGCTCAATCGGTAGAGCGCCGGCGTGAAGCACCGGAGGCCGCAGGGTCGGTACCTGCCCCGTCCACAAGTCATGTCCTTGTCGCCAAATGGATTGAAGGCACCCGGCTTCGAACCGGGAGAACTGGGAGTTCGAGTCTCTCCAAGGACACCAAGCAAGCCTTCGTAGCTCAATCGGGAGAGCGCGGCCCTGTCAAGGCCGAGGTAGCCGGATCGAAACCGGTCGAGGGCGCCACTTTTGGCGGGTCAACTGAAGCGGCCTTCAGGCCCGATTTGAAATCGGTGCGTTTGGGTAGCCAGTCCCGAATGGGGATCGACACCTCGGCCCGCCGCCAAACAGGAGAGTGAACCGGACAGGGTTCGGGCGTGTTTCGAAAGCACAGCGATCGTCGCAACGATTGGGGATCGATACCTCCGCTCTCCGCCAACTTTTTAGAGGGTAATCCTGTCGGGGACAGGCAACGTCTGCTAAGCGTATGGAGCCGCAAGGCTTCCGGGTCGGTACCGGTGCCCTCTGCCAGTTCAGGAGGATTGCCCGAGCGGTCGAACGGGCCCCGTTGGAAGCGGGTGCGTCGCCAACAGGCGGCACGAAGGTTCGAATCCTTCATCCTCCACCAGGTTTGATGTGAACGTGGCCGAGTGGTCTAAGGCGCCTGGCTGCAATCCAGGTTATTCGTGAGTTCGAATCTCACCGTTCACTCCAACATTTTTGACACGCTGCGATAGCTCAGTCGGCAGAGCGCACCCATGGTAAGGGTGAGGTCGGCAGTTCAATCCTGTCTCGCAGCTCCAGTTAGTCAGCAGATAACTCGCTTTGTAGCTCAGCCCGGTAGAGCGCGCGGCCGATAACCGCGGGGTCGATGGTTCGAATCCATCCGAAGCGACCAGTTCTTCTTTGACGGTTAGCTCAGCTGGTAGAGCACTTCGCCTATCTACGCTCCTCGCGCAGCGTGGCAAAGCAGATGTCATCCGTTCGAACCGGATACCGTCAACCAATCATCACTCCCCAGGTGATGGAACCGGCATACATGCCTGCCTCAAACACAGGATCCTGCGAGTTCGAATCTCGCCCTGGGGACCAATGCTTTCTTCTGTTTAGGGACGTGGCGGAATGGTCTACGCGCCGGGTTTAAACCCTGGTTGAGCACACGCTCTATGCCCGTTCGACTCGGGCCGTCCCTACCACTTCTGTTTTCAGGCCGCTCTGGTGGAACTGGCATACACGCTGGTCTCAGGAATCAGTTGGGCGAGAGCCCTGTTCCGAGTTCGAATCTCGGGGGCGGCACCAACAAAAGGCGATGCGCCGCATTCTGTTCAAGCATCGCCGAACATCTTTACGTAGGTGGTGGAATCGGTATACACGTCAGCTTGAGGAGCTGGCGAGCCGCAAGGCTCACGCGGGTTCGAGCCCCGCCCTACGTACCAATCGCGCCGGGTTCGCATAGTCGGTCGATTGCACCTGACTTGTAATCAGGAGGGTGAAACCCACGTGAGTTCGAATCTCACACCCGGCTCCAGCAACGTTCAGCATTCCGACTCGTTCGACTATACGAAACAACGACCTCCACAACACAGGAGTAGCGCCGACATGGACGGCTGCCAGACCCCGGCGAAAGTGCTGGCCTTGGATATCGCAGGCAATCCGAACGCATGGATCGACATCGAGCGTGCCGTGCACCTGATTACAACCGATCGGGTGCTCGCACTGCTGGGTGAAAATACCCGCCTGTTGTTCGGTGGCGTCAACGCACGCACCGGTCAACGTTCGCAGGTCGAGATCTCGAGCATCCTGTTGACGCGGATGCACGTGCAACCACGCCTTTGGAGCAAGCAATACCAGCCGCCGCTGACCAACCGTGCGTTGTTCGCCCGCGATCGACATCTCTGCCAGTACTGCGGCAACGCGTTCGCAACGCAGAAGCTGACGCGAGATCACATCGTGCCGACAAGTCGCGGCGGTCTTGATACGTGGTCGAACACAACGACAGCTTGTGCG
This window encodes:
- a CDS encoding HNH endonuclease, which produces MDGCQTPAKVLALDIAGNPNAWIDIERAVHLITTDRVLALLGENTRLLFGGVNARTGQRSQVEISSILLTRMHVQPRLWSKQYQPPLTNRALFARDRHLCQYCGNAFATQKLTRDHIVPTSRGGLDTWSNTTTACAVCNAAKGARTPEEWGVQLIAVPYAPCYAEHLLLKGRNILADQAAFLQARVRRAKVN